Below is a genomic region from Paraburkholderia phenazinium.
CGCCGCGACCAGCGCGCCGATCGAGGTGCCGCACACGACGTCCGGCTTGATGCCCGCGTCATGCAGCGCGCGGATGGCGCCGATATGCGCCCAGCCCCGCGCAGCGCCGCCGCCGAGCACGAGACCAATGCGCGAGTGAGCACGTCGCCGCAGCATGTTTTCTCCTTGTCGTCCTATCGTCCACGTATCACGTCGGAACGCGATGTCGTATAGACCTTGTGAAACGCATCGAAGTGCACGTTGAAGAAACCCTCTTCCGTCACGCCGCCCTCGCGCCACTTCCAGCTCCAGACGGTCTCGGGCTTGAGCGGAAACACCGCCACCTGGCCCGGTTTGCCGAGCAGACGGCGTACTTCGTCCTCGGTCATGCCGGGCTGGATCTTCGCGAAGTTGGCCGCGGTCAGCACCTGGGTAATGGCTTGCAGCTTGCCGTCACGGTCGATGTCGACCATATAGGTGTTGAGCCCCTGCGGGCCGCGCGGATATTCGAGGCGCTTCGAGCCGTCGGTAAACGTGCGTTCGGTTTCCGGCTTGCCCATCTGGTTGCGAATTTCCGCCTCAGTCGTCACGCCGGGCGTGAGGCCCTTGAGCAACAGCGCGTCCGGCTTGATGGCGTTGAACAGTTCCTTGAGTTTTTGCACAGCACGTTGGCCCTGTTGGTCGTCGCAACCGGCCAGCGCGAGCGAAGCGGCCAGCACGGCGACGGTGAGCAATCGGTAGTTCGATGCCATCTGGGAAGTGGGGATACGGTCCGTTATGTGAAGGTTTAACGACAGGATAGCAAAAGCTCACCCGCGGACGCAGCGAGGCGGCCCGGCGGGCAGCCTCACCGGAAGGACAGACATGCGGCGACGATGCAGCGCAGTGCGCCGCGCCTGCTACCGGCGAGACTCAACGGAACAAGGGACGGGGAATGGATGGACCACTGAAAGTGCCACGCGGCAGAGCTTATCCGCGCGCCACGAAGGCATGCACAAACGGAGGGAGACTCGCCGCGGGATGACCGAGCTACAGATGGGATGAAGAGAGACCCAAGACGACACGCAGCGGTCCGGCTGAACGAAGCAATCAGCCGCAGATGGCCGCTGACCCTACGCTTTCGCCCGTGACAGACCGCTGCACACGGCCGTCTGGTCCCTCGACTATTTTGCCCAGGTGGCGATAATTTAGACGCATTAAATTGATTGTGCGAGCCAGCGTTTACACTGAATCTTCTGATGAATGGACGCTGACTAGCGCACCGCAAATCCTGCCCGTCCGACACCCTGCAACACCGAGTCATTTTGCGGCGTGTGGATGCGTGCGCACAGCACATCGCGGTAGTGACGTTCGAGCGGATTATCACGGCTCAAGCCCGGATTGCCGCTCGCCTCCACGGCCAGTTGCACCGCTTCGATCGCCTGATTCGTCACCGTGTATTTGACGAGCGGTGCCTCGTCGAGCGCCACCCGCTCGATGTGCGCCGTCGCATCGAGCAGCACGCGGTTGCTGAACAGCAGCGCATCGATGCGGCCAAGCGTTTGCTGAAACGACGCGAGACTCGCGAGCGGCGCACCGAGATTGGCGGGCGCGCGAGTCGTCGCCCAATGCACGAACCAGTCGCGCGCAGCACGCGCCACCCCGTCGTACACCGCCGACAGCAACACGCTCATCCATGCCATGCCAAGGGCGTCCAGTCCGGCGCCCGGCGCGCCGGGCAACTGGATGTCGACGGCATGCTCCGCCGGCACGAAGACGTTGTCGAAGACGATTTCATGGCTACCCGTCGCGCGCATGCCGAGATGATTCCACAACGCACCGACCCGCACGCCAGGCGTATCGCGTCGGACGAGCCACACGCCGACACGCGGCAGTGTTTCGTCGCTGCGCGCCCACACCGCCAGCCACGTCAGGCCGGGGCTGCCGGTCGAATAGATCTTGCTGCCGTTGATAATCCAGCCGTCGCCGCTACGCGCAGCGAGCGTGCCGGGCAGACCGCCGCGAGCCGGCGTGCCGAGTTCGGGCTCGACCCGCAAAGAATTGATCAGCGCGCCGTCGCGAACGGCTTCGCGGGCGACCTGCTGACGCAACTCACGCGGCCAGTTCTGGTTGCCCTGCAAGCGATGATGAAACAGATACTGCATGACCAGCACGAGCGCCGTGGATGGCTCGCCACGCGCCACCGCACGCACTACCTTCAGTGCTTGCGGCAGGCTGGCGCCCGCACCACCGAGATAGGCCGGCACCGTCAGCGACAGCAGATCGTGCTGATGCAGGCGCGCCAGATTGGCATGGGGAAAATCGCCGCTACGGTCGTAGTCTGCGGCGCTTGCCGCGAACTCGCCGGTCAGTTGCTCAAGCAAGGCATCGAACACGTCGCTATCAAGCGGCGGATGGCGTCGCGCCGCGGCGTGCGCGGCGGTGGGTTCGAACTCGGGGGCGTTCATCGCAACTCCGGCGCGGCCGCGCTGTGGCGGCCGTGGTTATGTTCAGGCCTGCTGACGGCTCAAGGATACTTAAGGACTCGGGGGCCGGCAGTTCACAAGTTTAAGGCACAGGAAAACTGCGGTCGAAGCTCGCTTTGACATCGAGGCGCGCGGGAATGACGCTGGCGGCTGTGTAGGTGTCGGCGGTACGCTGCTGCGCCGCGATCACACCGTCGTCAATCGCGACCGGATGCACCTGACCGCGTTGATAGACGGTTTTCAGCACGTCGGGCGGCAAGCCAGTCACGCGCGACTGCATCGCTGCGACCTCCTCGGGATGCGACAGCGCCCACTGCTGGCCAAGCGCCACGCGCCGCAGGAAGTCCGCTAGCACCGCACGTTTATCGGCGATGGCGCGTTCGGTCGCAACCTGGTAGCTCAGCCCTTCCGACAGGCCGACGCCATTGACCAGAATACGGTCGTGATCGCGGGACTCGCTTAACGCCGTGTATGGATCCCACACGGACCAGGCATCCACGCTGCCCGATGCAAGCGCCGCCTTTGCATCAGCTGGCGCGAGGAAGACCAGCGTGACATCGGAGAGCGGAATATTGGCCTTTTTCAGGGCCGCGAGCACGAGGAAGTGACCGATCGAGCCGCGCGTCGTGGCGATACGCTTGCCCTTCAGGCTCGCCACATCGGTGAGCGGCGAATGCGCGCCGACGACGATCGCGAGATCGACCGGATGCGAGCGCGTCGCGGCCACCGCGCGCACCTGGGCGCCTGCTGCAAGCGCGAACACCAGCGGCGCGTCGCCGAGGCCACCCACATCCACGGCACCCGCGTTCAGTGCCTCACCGAGTGGCTGTGCGGCAGGAAAGTTGAACCATTCGATCTGGTACGGCAGATCCTTCAGTTGCCCCGACGCTTCGAGAATGCCGCGTGTTTGCAGCGCCTGGTCGCCGACTTTCAGCACGGGCAGATCGGCGGCACACGCCATGTCAGGCCATGTGGTCAGACCCACTGAGGTCAATGCCAACGCTGCCAGTACAGACGCCTTTGCAAACGCCTTTGCAAATGCTGTTGCCACCACGTCACGAAGACGCGGCGAGGCCATCCCCGCAACAAACGCAAGAGGCGTGAAAAACCCACGGGAGAGAAAACGTGTTGTCGTCATATCGTTCGCTACGGACTAGTCAGCAACGACGATACGGCACGTACTTGTATAAGACAAACGCATTATTCTTCTAAGCAAATATGCGGATCTTGCTACGCACGGCAGCGTGAACCGGCCTCATTGCAGGTATCATCGAACGCACGATTTGCTTGCCCTTACCTCATCGCTCAACATGAAGATCGACGATATCGACGCCTATGTCGCCGTCATCCGCGCCCAGTCGCTGCAGCAGGCCGCGCAGACACTCGGCCTCACGCAACCGGCCATCACGCGCCGGCTGCAAAACTTCGAGGAAGCGTTGGGCATCGAACTGCTCGATCGCAATACGCGTCCGCTAAAAGCCACCGCAACCGGACGCGTCGTCTACGAACAATGCCGCGTCATCCAGCGCGAACTGGACGTGCTGCGCGGGTTGGTCGCGAACGATTCGCCGCCGGTCGGCGCACTGCGCCTGGGCGTCGCGCAGACGATCGCCGATATCGCGTTGCCCGATGCCATGCGCGAACTACGCACGGCCTACCCCGAGTTACAGGCGCGTGCCTCGAGCGGCTGGGGGAGTCAGTTGCTGCAACGGGTGGAAGCCGGCGAACTCGATGCCGCGGCAATGTTGCTCCCGGCCAACAAGACGTTCGCCGAGTCGCTCGCCGCGCGCTCGCTGGGACGCGTCAAACTCGCCGTCGTGGCGCCGCATGGCACGCTGAAAAAACGCGCGCATACGCTGGCGGAATGTCAGGCGATCGGCTGGGTGCTGAATCCGGATGGCTGCGGGTTTCGCGAAGGTCTGCTGCGTGCCTTGACCGGTCTCGGTCTCACGCTGAAGCTGAACATGGAGACGCTCGGCACCGAACTGCAATTGCAGCTCGTCGCCGACGGCAACGGCTTGGGGCTCGTGCCGCTGCCCTTGCTACAGACGAGCCGTTACGCAGCCGCTCTGGACGTGGTGACCGTGAGCGACTTCAAGCCGCTGATCGATATCTGGCTCGTGCATCCGCGCGTGCTCGGCAAGCTGCAGCAGCCCGTGGAGCGTTTCGGCGCCGCCGTCGAGCGGCAATTCAAGGCGGCACGGCTGCAATCTCAGGCAGCCTGAGGACAAGACAAACCAACGCGCGCGCATGCCTGCTTCGGCATGCAGTGCGCGTTGGACCGGCTTGCGCGACCCTCAAAACAGCAAGGGCTACCGCTCAGATCACGTGAAACCCATGTGTGCCATCGCGCGCCAGTTGCGCGACCAGTCCGTACTCCCAGTCCAGATAGGCCTGCATCGCTTCGTGCGCGTTATCCGTGCCCTCGTAAGGACGACGATAACGATCGATGCGCGGTGACGCGAGATGCGTCTCGCCGCTCTCGAGCGGCAGACCCGCCGCGATCCACGCCGTCGTCCCACCCGTCAGCACCTGCACCGGCTTGCCCGTCAATTCGGCCAGTTCCGGCGCAGCGAAGCGTGCGAGCGCACTGGTCCCGCAGGTCACCACATAGCGTTGCGCTTCCGGCAAGTTGGGCAGCGCATCCGCCAGTTGTCCGCGCAACGCAAACCACGCACCGGGAATATGCCGCGCTACATAGTTCGCGCTCGCCGTGAAATCCAGCACGACGGTGCCGGGCGCACGCAGCAGTATCGCGAGGTCCGTCGGCGAAATCTCGTCGACAACAGGCGGCGTCACCGCGTTGCGCGCGACCGGCGCTGCGCCCTCTTCCGTGAAATCGGCCGGCGTCAGACCATCGACCACGTACACCTCGACATTCATCTGCGCGAGCCACGAGGCCGTCATGTTTGCGCGCACGCCGTCGCTGTCCGCGAGAATCACGCGGGCACCGCGCACCGGCGCGAACATATCGGTCTCCTGCACAAGCTGCCCGCCAGGCGCGCTGCGAAATCCGGGCACATGGCTCGCCTGGTACTCCTGCGGCGAACGCACGTCGAAACGATAGATCGTGCGCACGGCTTCCTCTGCCCAGCGACGCGCTTCGTCGCGCGAAGTGCGGCCCACTTCAGCGCGATCGGCCACTGCGCGCGCCGAGGCCGCTGCAGCGACCCGCACCGAATCGACGGTGACCGGATCGAAGCGCTTCGTGCTGCCGTGCGCCAGCGTTTGCCCGGCGAGCGTCCAGCCGATCGTGCCGTTACGTAACGCCGCAATGGGATTGGGCACGCCCGCATTGATCAGCGATTGCGCACCAATGATGCTGCGCGTGCGTCCGGCGCAGTTGACAACGATCTGCGTCGACGGGTTCGGCGCGAGTTGCCGCGCGCGCAGCACCAGTTCGGCACCCGGCACGCTGATGCTGCCGGGAATGTTCATGGTCTGATACTCGTCGAAGCGGCGCGCGTCGAGCACGACCACGTCGGCGTCGCTGTCGAGCAGTTCCTGCAATTGCGGCGCTTCGAGCGACGGTGTATGCCGTTCGCTTTCCACCAGTTCGCCAAAGGCCTTGCTCGCCGAGTTGACGTCCTGAAACAGTTCGCCACCTGCGTCGGCCCAACCGCGCAAACCGCCGGCCAGCAATGTGACATCGGTGTAACCCAGTTCAACGAAACGGCGCGCCGCGCGCACCGCGAGCCCTTCGCCATCGTCGAACACCACGATCGGCACGCTGCGGCGTGGCAACCGCAACGGCGCGTCCAGTTCAAGCTTCGATAACGGAAGATTGGCGGCGAACAGCGGATGGCTGCGTGCATGCGGATCTTCCTCGCGTACGTCGAGCAATGCGATTTCGCGGCGCTCGAGTAATGCGCGGCGCACGTCTTCGAATGAACGGCTACGGAATTCAGTCTCAATGGTCATGAGATTGCGATCTCCTTCGATACATTCCAGATATTCGGCAACACGTCGTTGGAATAACCGGAGATAAATGTCTTGCGGCCACCCTCCCCGGGGTAAACCGAGCGCGACACCGCCCCGATATTTGCACCATAAACGTGAATGCTGACCGACACGCGGTCGTCGTATGCATTGCTAACCCGATGAATGTCGCCAATGCGCGGCGAGACCGCATCGACGGCACCAGTTTCGAGCCGCCTTGCCCCATCAGAAGCAATCACCGTGCCGCTTTCGTCGAGACAATATGGCTGTGCGATTTCCGCACCACGCAAGACACCAATCAGGCCCCAAACGGTGTGGTCGTGAACCGGCGTGGCCTGTCCTGGCCCCCAGACAAAACTCACCACAGAGAAGCGCTGACGAGCATCCGCGTGCAGAAGGAATTGCTGATAGCGCTCGGGGTCTGGAC
It encodes:
- a CDS encoding ABC transporter substrate-binding protein, with amino-acid sequence MACAADLPVLKVGDQALQTRGILEASGQLKDLPYQIEWFNFPAAQPLGEALNAGAVDVGGLGDAPLVFALAAGAQVRAVAATRSHPVDLAIVVGAHSPLTDVASLKGKRIATTRGSIGHFLVLAALKKANIPLSDVTLVFLAPADAKAALASGSVDAWSVWDPYTALSESRDHDRILVNGVGLSEGLSYQVATERAIADKRAVLADFLRRVALGQQWALSHPEEVAAMQSRVTGLPPDVLKTVYQRGQVHPVAIDDGVIAAQQRTADTYTAASVIPARLDVKASFDRSFPVP
- a CDS encoding acyl-CoA dehydrogenase family protein — translated: MNAPEFEPTAAHAAARRHPPLDSDVFDALLEQLTGEFAASAADYDRSGDFPHANLARLHQHDLLSLTVPAYLGGAGASLPQALKVVRAVARGEPSTALVLVMQYLFHHRLQGNQNWPRELRQQVAREAVRDGALINSLRVEPELGTPARGGLPGTLAARSGDGWIINGSKIYSTGSPGLTWLAVWARSDETLPRVGVWLVRRDTPGVRVGALWNHLGMRATGSHEIVFDNVFVPAEHAVDIQLPGAPGAGLDALGMAWMSVLLSAVYDGVARAARDWFVHWATTRAPANLGAPLASLASFQQTLGRIDALLFSNRVLLDATAHIERVALDEAPLVKYTVTNQAIEAVQLAVEASGNPGLSRDNPLERHYRDVLCARIHTPQNDSVLQGVGRAGFAVR
- the bamE gene encoding outer membrane protein assembly factor BamE domain-containing protein codes for the protein MASNYRLLTVAVLAASLALAGCDDQQGQRAVQKLKELFNAIKPDALLLKGLTPGVTTEAEIRNQMGKPETERTFTDGSKRLEYPRGPQGLNTYMVDIDRDGKLQAITQVLTAANFAKIQPGMTEDEVRRLLGKPGQVAVFPLKPETVWSWKWREGGVTEEGFFNVHFDAFHKVYTTSRSDVIRGR
- a CDS encoding rhodanese-related sulfurtransferase; its protein translation is MTIETEFRSRSFEDVRRALLERREIALLDVREEDPHARSHPLFAANLPLSKLELDAPLRLPRRSVPIVVFDDGEGLAVRAARRFVELGYTDVTLLAGGLRGWADAGGELFQDVNSASKAFGELVESERHTPSLEAPQLQELLDSDADVVVLDARRFDEYQTMNIPGSISVPGAELVLRARQLAPNPSTQIVVNCAGRTRSIIGAQSLINAGVPNPIAALRNGTIGWTLAGQTLAHGSTKRFDPVTVDSVRVAAAASARAVADRAEVGRTSRDEARRWAEEAVRTIYRFDVRSPQEYQASHVPGFRSAPGGQLVQETDMFAPVRGARVILADSDGVRANMTASWLAQMNVEVYVVDGLTPADFTEEGAAPVARNAVTPPVVDEISPTDLAILLRAPGTVVLDFTASANYVARHIPGAWFALRGQLADALPNLPEAQRYVVTCGTSALARFAAPELAELTGKPVQVLTGGTTAWIAAGLPLESGETHLASPRIDRYRRPYEGTDNAHEAMQAYLDWEYGLVAQLARDGTHGFHVI
- a CDS encoding LysR family transcriptional regulator, which translates into the protein MKIDDIDAYVAVIRAQSLQQAAQTLGLTQPAITRRLQNFEEALGIELLDRNTRPLKATATGRVVYEQCRVIQRELDVLRGLVANDSPPVGALRLGVAQTIADIALPDAMRELRTAYPELQARASSGWGSQLLQRVEAGELDAAAMLLPANKTFAESLAARSLGRVKLAVVAPHGTLKKRAHTLAECQAIGWVLNPDGCGFREGLLRALTGLGLTLKLNMETLGTELQLQLVADGNGLGLVPLPLLQTSRYAAALDVVTVSDFKPLIDIWLVHPRVLGKLQQPVERFGAAVERQFKAARLQSQAA
- a CDS encoding cysteine dioxygenase, coding for MSQILRLDRLRTFVERIASLLDDALPEASLLEAGGAALRELVAHDDWLPDAYARPDPERYQQFLLHADARQRFSVVSFVWGPGQATPVHDHTVWGLIGVLRGAEIAQPYCLDESGTVIASDGARRLETGAVDAVSPRIGDIHRVSNAYDDRVSVSIHVYGANIGAVSRSVYPGEGGRKTFISGYSNDVLPNIWNVSKEIAIS